One Saccharopolyspora erythraea NRRL 2338 genomic region harbors:
- a CDS encoding haloacid dehalogenase type II, giving the protein MSPRPVVTFDCYRTLVDFDLNRETLPIVRDRLDEVGVDHEVFLDNLRVMRFQGVVQPYRRYRDILRDSLENCMLLHGIEYRDEDYDRLIAAAEKFPAFPEVPDALRTLKKHYDIAILTNSDDDLIPHHLEAIGVPFDHVVTAEQARAYKPRRQAFEKLFSVLPQTRDQITHVAQGWDYDIMPTKALGIHRRVWVNRYGFKGSDHYQPYDEIRDLSELPPLLGL; this is encoded by the coding sequence ATGAGCCCTCGCCCCGTCGTCACCTTCGACTGCTACCGCACCCTGGTCGACTTCGACCTCAACCGCGAGACGCTGCCCATCGTCCGCGACCGCCTCGACGAGGTCGGCGTCGACCACGAGGTCTTCCTCGACAACCTGCGCGTCATGCGCTTCCAGGGCGTCGTCCAGCCCTACCGGCGCTACCGCGACATCCTCCGGGACTCCCTGGAGAACTGCATGCTGCTGCATGGAATCGAATACCGCGACGAGGACTACGACCGCCTGATCGCCGCCGCCGAGAAGTTTCCCGCATTCCCGGAAGTGCCCGACGCGCTGCGCACGCTCAAGAAGCACTACGACATCGCGATCCTGACCAACAGCGACGACGACCTGATCCCCCACCACCTCGAGGCCATCGGGGTGCCGTTCGACCACGTCGTCACCGCCGAGCAGGCCCGCGCCTACAAGCCGCGGCGCCAGGCCTTCGAGAAGCTGTTCTCGGTGCTCCCGCAGACCCGCGACCAGATCACCCACGTCGCCCAGGGCTGGGACTACGACATCATGCCCACCAAGGCCCTCGGCATCCACCGCCGCGTCTGGGTCAACCGCTACGGCTTCAAAGGCAGCGACCACTACCAGCCCTACGACGAGATCCGCGACCTGTCCGAGCTCCCCCCGCTGCTGGGGCTGTGA
- a CDS encoding LytR/AlgR family response regulator transcription factor, producing the protein MPAGLRVLAVDDVAPALDELCRLLREAPEVAEVAGAVDAVAALKMIRTARFDAVFLDISMPGLDGLELATLLARLADPPAIVFVTAYDRHAVTAYDIGAVDYLLKPVRVERLAAALERVGRMLAPEEPASAEPPAPQPDAMAALPVEAAGRTRYVRRSEVRFAEAQGDYVRLHTPSGVHVVRMPISRLEEYWGDAGFSRVHRSFLVSLGAVRELRSDTTGALIARTDVGDVPVSRRHARDLRERLLRDAQRSELARSGRGE; encoded by the coding sequence ATGCCCGCAGGACTGCGCGTTCTCGCCGTCGACGACGTGGCTCCCGCGCTCGACGAGCTGTGCCGGCTGTTGCGGGAGGCTCCGGAGGTGGCCGAGGTCGCAGGCGCGGTCGACGCGGTCGCCGCGCTCAAGATGATCCGGACCGCCCGCTTCGACGCGGTGTTCCTGGACATCTCGATGCCGGGGCTGGACGGGCTGGAGCTGGCGACGTTGCTGGCCAGGCTGGCCGATCCGCCCGCCATCGTGTTCGTCACCGCCTACGACCGCCACGCCGTGACGGCCTACGACATCGGCGCGGTCGACTACCTGCTCAAACCGGTGCGCGTCGAGCGCCTGGCGGCCGCGCTGGAGCGCGTGGGCAGGATGCTGGCACCGGAGGAACCCGCGAGCGCCGAGCCGCCCGCGCCGCAGCCGGACGCGATGGCCGCGCTGCCGGTGGAGGCGGCGGGCCGGACCCGCTACGTGCGGCGCAGCGAGGTGCGGTTCGCCGAAGCCCAGGGCGACTACGTCCGCCTGCACACCCCGAGCGGGGTGCACGTCGTGCGGATGCCGATCTCCAGGCTGGAGGAGTACTGGGGCGACGCCGGTTTCTCGCGGGTGCACCGCAGCTTCCTGGTGTCGCTCGGCGCCGTGCGCGAGCTGCGCAGCGACACGACCGGGGCGCTGATCGCGCGCACCGACGTCGGCGACGTCCCGGTCAGCAGGCGGCACGCGCGGGACCTGCGCGAGAGGCTGCTGCGGGACGCCCAGCGCAGCGAGCTCGCCCGGTCCGGCCGGGGCGAGTGA
- a CDS encoding MFS transporter, with product MTTTLDDVPVTRFHRRLVTVAMGGPFCDGYLLGIIAVALSQITPQLRLGSVWSGLLASSALIGVFVGALVFGAITDRIGRRLMYVLNLAVFVAASIPQFFVTEAWQLFVLRLVIGIAVGADYPIASAITAELVPRKLRGPSLSGLVLSWWIGYGVSYWVGLVLTNLGPDGWRWMLLSGSVPALVFLLMRAGVPESPRWLASRGRMDEATAIVRKYVGPDVRVDDLVAESKAPQRNGSGLGNIGEVFRRGYTKQVVFCSTFFMCQVATGYAIRTFQPQILESMGVGNATASSAVMMLIPILGVTAGLFLVNRLGRRPLLIGTFVAIFASLLCLALLPLHLALPIILLFVLFHFAEAAGSALQFLYPSELFPTDLRATGVGFASAMSRFGSAGGTFFLPLLIAGVGNTGTLLIGAGITLVGLVVSLALAPETKGLGLAAASNTSAAPVEERAVS from the coding sequence ATGACCACCACCCTGGACGATGTCCCCGTCACCCGCTTCCACCGCCGCCTGGTCACCGTCGCGATGGGCGGGCCGTTCTGCGACGGCTACCTGCTCGGCATCATCGCGGTGGCCCTGAGCCAGATCACGCCCCAGCTGCGGCTGGGCTCGGTGTGGTCCGGCCTGCTGGCCAGCTCCGCGCTGATCGGCGTCTTCGTCGGCGCGCTGGTCTTCGGCGCGATCACCGACCGGATCGGCCGGCGGCTGATGTACGTGCTCAACCTCGCGGTGTTCGTCGCCGCGTCGATTCCGCAGTTCTTCGTCACCGAGGCGTGGCAGTTGTTCGTGCTGCGGCTGGTCATCGGCATCGCCGTGGGCGCGGACTACCCGATCGCCTCGGCCATCACCGCCGAACTGGTGCCCCGCAAGCTCCGCGGTCCGTCGCTGTCGGGTCTGGTGCTGTCGTGGTGGATCGGCTACGGAGTCAGCTACTGGGTCGGCCTGGTCCTGACGAACCTCGGCCCCGACGGGTGGCGCTGGATGCTGCTGTCGGGCTCGGTGCCGGCGCTGGTGTTCCTGCTGATGCGCGCCGGGGTGCCGGAGTCGCCGCGGTGGCTTGCCAGCCGGGGCCGGATGGACGAGGCGACCGCGATCGTGCGCAAGTACGTCGGTCCGGACGTGCGGGTCGACGACCTGGTCGCGGAGAGCAAGGCACCGCAGCGCAACGGGTCCGGGCTGGGCAACATCGGCGAGGTGTTCCGCCGCGGCTACACCAAGCAGGTCGTGTTCTGCTCGACGTTCTTCATGTGCCAGGTGGCGACGGGCTACGCGATCCGCACGTTCCAGCCGCAGATCCTCGAGTCGATGGGCGTCGGCAACGCGACGGCGAGCTCGGCGGTGATGATGCTGATCCCGATCCTGGGCGTGACGGCCGGCCTGTTCCTGGTCAACCGGCTCGGCAGGCGGCCCTTGCTGATCGGCACCTTCGTGGCGATCTTCGCGTCGCTGCTGTGCCTGGCGCTGCTGCCGCTGCACTTGGCGTTGCCGATCATCCTGCTGTTCGTGCTGTTCCACTTCGCCGAGGCCGCGGGCAGCGCGCTGCAGTTCCTGTACCCCAGCGAGCTGTTCCCCACCGATCTGCGGGCGACCGGGGTGGGCTTCGCCTCCGCGATGAGCCGCTTCGGCTCGGCGGGTGGCACGTTCTTCCTGCCGCTGCTGATCGCCGGTGTCGGCAACACCGGGACGCTGCTGATCGGCGCGGGCATCACGCTCGTCGGCCTGGTCGTCTCGCTGGCCCTCGCCCCGGAGACCAAGGGCCTGGGCCTCGCGGCCGCGAGCAACACCAGCGCGGCTCCCGTCGAGGAGCGGGCGGTGTCGTGA
- a CDS encoding BCCT family transporter, whose translation MLGRRAEGPVGGAIDVCAILATLFGTTTSLGLGALQVNGGFTALFGIPDSRPVQFAIIGIITLLFTASALTGVSRGIRYLSETSMGLGGLLFVFVLVVGPTIYLENLYVQSVGRYLSELISTSLITPASGDLGFMQSWTYFMLAWWLSWGAFVGVFLARISRGRTVREFVVGVLLVPSLVFSVWFTAFGGTAIHSDLAGTTRVAAAAAADANSAFFATLQSLPMPAVSSVATIVLVVLFFVSGADANTFVLGMLTSRGAEHPRSWVLALWGVVTGAAAIALLAAGGLDALQQMVIVSSAPFLLIIVGVAVSLAKDLAAEPVPGTPSANGAALGTGSLSAEPPEPAPTAALPTAAPTTPRP comes from the coding sequence CTGCTCGGCCGCCGCGCCGAGGGCCCCGTCGGCGGTGCCATCGACGTGTGCGCGATCCTGGCGACGCTGTTCGGGACCACGACCTCGCTCGGGCTCGGTGCGCTGCAGGTCAACGGCGGCTTCACCGCCCTGTTCGGGATCCCCGACTCCCGGCCCGTGCAGTTCGCGATCATCGGGATCATCACCCTGCTGTTCACCGCGTCCGCGCTGACCGGCGTCTCCCGGGGGATCCGCTACCTGTCCGAGACCAGCATGGGCCTGGGCGGGCTGCTGTTCGTGTTCGTCCTCGTCGTCGGCCCCACCATCTACCTGGAAAACCTCTACGTGCAGTCGGTCGGCCGCTACCTCAGCGAGCTGATCTCCACCAGCCTGATCACCCCGGCCAGCGGCGATCTCGGCTTCATGCAGTCCTGGACCTACTTCATGCTCGCGTGGTGGCTGTCGTGGGGCGCGTTCGTGGGGGTGTTCCTCGCCCGGATCTCCCGCGGGCGCACGGTGCGCGAGTTCGTCGTGGGCGTGCTCCTGGTGCCGAGCCTGGTTTTCTCGGTCTGGTTCACCGCTTTCGGCGGCACCGCGATCCACAGCGACCTGGCCGGCACCACCCGGGTCGCGGCGGCAGCGGCCGCCGACGCCAACTCGGCGTTCTTCGCCACGCTGCAGTCGCTGCCGATGCCCGCGGTCAGCTCGGTGGCCACGATCGTGCTCGTCGTGCTGTTCTTCGTCTCGGGAGCCGACGCCAACACGTTCGTGCTCGGGATGCTCACCAGCCGCGGCGCCGAGCACCCGCGGTCGTGGGTGCTGGCGTTGTGGGGCGTGGTGACCGGCGCAGCGGCGATCGCCCTGCTGGCCGCAGGCGGCCTGGACGCGCTGCAGCAGATGGTGATCGTCAGCTCGGCACCGTTCCTGCTCATCATCGTCGGAGTCGCGGTGTCGCTCGCCAAGGACCTGGCCGCGGAGCCGGTACCGGGCACCCCGTCGGCCAACGGCGCCGCGCTCGGAACGGGGAGCCTGTCCGCCGAGCCGCCGGAACCCGCACCCACCGCGGCCCTGCCGACCGCGGCCCCGACGACACCGAGGCCGTGA
- a CDS encoding membrane protein: MSARRRVTVMSPQTRVAHARRVVRRRWRAPRLDLAEAGRARRLYQAQRRRGAVTLSALFALLFGLPVLFALVPALDEVRLLGVPLSWLLLVVVPFPAMAALAWWQLRRAERAEGG; the protein is encoded by the coding sequence ATGAGCGCTCGCAGGCGGGTCACCGTGATGAGCCCGCAGACGCGGGTCGCGCACGCCCGCCGCGTGGTGCGCCGCCGCTGGCGGGCCCCGAGGCTGGACCTCGCCGAAGCCGGGCGTGCCCGACGGCTCTACCAGGCCCAGCGCAGGCGGGGCGCGGTGACGCTGTCGGCGCTGTTCGCCCTGCTGTTCGGGCTGCCGGTCCTGTTCGCGTTGGTGCCGGCGCTCGACGAGGTCCGGCTGTTGGGCGTCCCGCTCTCGTGGCTGCTGCTGGTGGTCGTGCCCTTCCCTGCGATGGCGGCGCTGGCCTGGTGGCAGCTGCGCCGCGCCGAACGGGCGGAGGGGGGCTGA
- the acs gene encoding acetate--CoA ligase, with product MSIDAENARSAAEVAFPPSGEFAAQANATSELYAQADADREAFWADQARHLHWDTEWEQVLDWSGAPFAKWFVGGKLNVAYNCVDRHVEAGNGDRVAIHWEGEPGDSRAITYAELAREVSRTANALASLGVGAGDRVAIYLPMLPEAVYSMLACARLGALHSVVFGGFSSEALRTRINDAQAKVVITADGQYRRGKAMPLKTNVDEAVAATPSVEHVLVVQRTKTDVEWNDGRDQWWHDVVEGRPASHTPEFFDSEHPLFILYTSGTTGRPKGILHTSGGYLTQAAYTHRTVFDLKPETDVYWCTADIGWVTGHTYIVYGPLANGATQVIYEGTPNTPHEGRHWDIVQKYGVTLYYTAPTTIRTFMKWGAEIPARYDLSTLRVLGSVGEPINPEAWMWYREHIGGNRAPIVDTWWQTETGAIMISPLPGVTATKPGSAQVPLPGIAAKVVDESGEQVGHGGGGLLVLDQPWPAMLRGIWGDDDRYRETYWSKFADKGYYFAGDGAKYDDDGDIWLLGRVDDVMNVSGHRISTTEVESALVSHPTVAEAAVVGASDPTTGQGIVAFVILRGGADDQASGEAAIKALRDHVAHEIGPIAKPRQIMVVPELPKTRSGKIMRRLLRDVAENREIGDVSTLADSSVMNLISAGFATSSDD from the coding sequence GTGAGCATCGACGCCGAGAACGCGAGGTCCGCAGCCGAGGTGGCGTTCCCGCCGTCCGGGGAGTTCGCCGCCCAAGCCAATGCGACGTCGGAGCTCTACGCCCAGGCCGACGCCGACCGTGAGGCGTTCTGGGCCGACCAGGCCCGCCACCTGCACTGGGACACCGAGTGGGAGCAGGTGCTGGACTGGTCCGGCGCCCCGTTCGCCAAGTGGTTCGTCGGCGGCAAACTCAACGTCGCCTACAACTGCGTGGACCGCCACGTCGAGGCCGGCAACGGCGACCGGGTGGCCATCCACTGGGAGGGCGAACCGGGCGATTCCCGCGCCATCACCTACGCCGAGCTGGCACGCGAGGTCTCCCGCACCGCCAACGCGCTGGCCTCGCTCGGGGTCGGCGCGGGCGACCGGGTCGCGATCTACCTGCCGATGCTGCCCGAGGCGGTCTACTCGATGCTGGCCTGCGCCCGGCTGGGCGCGCTGCACAGCGTGGTGTTCGGCGGGTTCTCCTCCGAAGCGCTGCGCACCCGCATCAACGACGCCCAGGCCAAGGTCGTCATCACCGCCGACGGCCAGTACCGCCGCGGCAAGGCCATGCCGCTCAAGACCAACGTCGACGAGGCCGTGGCCGCCACCCCCAGCGTCGAACACGTCCTGGTCGTCCAACGCACCAAGACCGACGTGGAATGGAACGACGGCCGCGACCAGTGGTGGCACGACGTCGTCGAGGGCCGGCCCGCATCCCACACCCCGGAGTTCTTCGACTCCGAGCACCCGCTGTTCATCCTCTACACCTCCGGCACCACCGGACGCCCCAAGGGCATCCTGCACACCTCCGGGGGCTATCTCACCCAGGCCGCCTACACCCACCGCACCGTGTTCGACCTCAAACCCGAAACCGACGTGTACTGGTGCACCGCCGACATCGGCTGGGTCACCGGCCACACCTACATCGTCTACGGGCCGCTGGCCAACGGCGCCACCCAGGTCATCTACGAAGGCACCCCCAACACCCCGCACGAAGGCCGCCACTGGGACATCGTCCAGAAATACGGCGTCACGCTCTACTACACCGCGCCGACCACCATCCGCACCTTCATGAAATGGGGCGCGGAGATCCCCGCCCGCTACGACCTGTCCACCCTGCGGGTGCTGGGCTCGGTCGGGGAACCGATCAACCCCGAGGCCTGGATGTGGTACCGCGAACACATCGGCGGCAACCGCGCCCCCATCGTCGACACCTGGTGGCAGACCGAAACCGGCGCGATCATGATCTCGCCGCTGCCCGGGGTCACCGCCACCAAACCCGGCTCCGCCCAGGTCCCGCTGCCCGGCATCGCCGCCAAGGTCGTCGACGAGTCCGGCGAGCAGGTCGGCCACGGCGGCGGCGGACTGCTGGTGCTGGACCAGCCCTGGCCCGCGATGCTGCGCGGCATCTGGGGCGACGACGACCGCTACCGCGAAACCTACTGGTCGAAGTTCGCCGACAAGGGCTACTACTTCGCCGGCGACGGCGCCAAATACGACGACGACGGCGACATCTGGCTGCTCGGCCGGGTCGACGACGTCATGAACGTCTCCGGCCACCGCATCTCCACCACCGAGGTCGAATCCGCCCTGGTCTCCCACCCCACCGTGGCCGAGGCCGCCGTGGTCGGCGCCAGCGACCCCACCACCGGCCAGGGCATCGTCGCCTTCGTCATCCTGCGCGGCGGCGCCGACGACCAGGCCTCCGGCGAAGCCGCGATCAAGGCCCTACGCGACCACGTCGCCCACGAAATCGGCCCCATCGCCAAACCCCGCCAGATCATGGTCGTGCCCGAACTGCCCAAAACCCGCTCCGGCAAGATCATGCGACGGCTCCTGCGCGACGTCGCCGAAAACCGCGAAATCGGCGACGTCTCCACCCTCGCCGACTCCTCCGTGATGAACCTCATCTCCGCCGGGTTCGCCACCTCCAGCGACGACTGA
- a CDS encoding sensor histidine kinase, with protein sequence MPVPADRTLHHELLGAWWPRSRTAASVLHIARRVVDDLREGAAGPRASAAARDLRKLLGARAVGLADLSGAVRWSGSPRTAPDPERLVADVLDTEDRSGRPPLVAMPLLVFEELAGVLVVDGDTRMTAVREVAAWTEAALERARLENSADLAAQAELRALRAEISPHFMYNAMTVIASLVRSDPDRSHELMLDFADFIRYGLARHREYTTVSDEFHAIETYLGLQRAVLGDRLKVQIRVAPEVLAVAIPYLVLEPLVENAVRHGIEPRLTPDGQGTGLVQVQGEAEGTDLVISVEDDGVGMDPARAQALLAGQDSAESMGLASVDRRLRTVYGAWYGLVVETAEGAGTRVVVRVPRFQPGVVP encoded by the coding sequence ATGCCGGTGCCCGCCGACCGCACGCTCCACCACGAGCTCCTCGGGGCGTGGTGGCCGCGCTCGCGCACCGCGGCTTCGGTGCTGCACATCGCTCGCCGGGTGGTCGACGACCTCCGCGAGGGCGCTGCCGGCCCGCGCGCCTCGGCGGCGGCCCGTGACCTGCGCAAACTGCTCGGAGCCCGCGCGGTGGGGCTCGCCGACCTGTCCGGCGCGGTGCGCTGGTCGGGCAGCCCGCGGACCGCGCCGGACCCGGAGCGGCTGGTGGCCGACGTGCTGGACACCGAGGACCGCAGCGGTCGTCCGCCGCTGGTGGCGATGCCGCTGCTGGTGTTCGAGGAGCTCGCGGGGGTGCTCGTGGTGGACGGCGACACCCGGATGACCGCGGTGCGCGAGGTGGCGGCCTGGACCGAGGCCGCCCTCGAACGCGCGCGGCTGGAGAACTCCGCCGACCTGGCCGCGCAGGCCGAGCTGCGGGCCCTGCGCGCGGAGATCTCGCCGCACTTCATGTACAACGCGATGACGGTGATCGCCTCGCTGGTGCGCTCCGACCCCGACCGCTCGCACGAGCTGATGCTCGACTTCGCCGACTTCATCCGATACGGACTGGCCCGCCACCGGGAGTACACCACGGTCTCCGACGAGTTCCACGCGATCGAGACCTACCTCGGGCTGCAGCGCGCGGTGCTCGGCGATCGGCTGAAGGTGCAGATCAGGGTCGCGCCGGAGGTGCTCGCGGTCGCCATCCCGTACCTGGTGCTCGAACCGCTGGTCGAGAACGCGGTGCGGCACGGGATCGAACCCCGGCTGACCCCGGACGGGCAGGGCACGGGGCTGGTCCAGGTGCAGGGCGAGGCCGAGGGCACCGACCTGGTGATCAGCGTGGAGGACGACGGCGTCGGCATGGACCCGGCCCGCGCGCAGGCCCTCCTGGCCGGGCAGGACTCGGCGGAGAGCATGGGGCTGGCCAGCGTCGACCGCAGGCTGCGCACGGTGTACGGGGCGTGGTACGGGCTGGTCGTCGAGACCGCCGAAGGCGCGGGTACCCGGGTGGTCGTCCGGGTACCCCGGTTCCAACCGGGGGTGGTGCCGTGA
- a CDS encoding PucR family transcriptional regulator, with protein sequence MTAVEFGARKAQGVVVNSDGGTVTLGEVLSLPVLARGLPKVLAGQDRLDRPVRWVHVTEWASPASALRGGELVLTTGIGFPARLDDYAAELCDVGAAAVVLELGRCYREAPHELVAGCRSRGVPLVVLHCGVKFVDVTQEVHAMILGGQLRTLRTAQRIHDTFTALSLRGAGPDEIIRAAATMTGRAVVLENLAHQALIFASVERVLDDVLNRWEERSRATPSPAERTDVCGQEGWLVTSVEFRGQQWGRLAMLPASPAEQHFHSEHVVILERAAVALTLARLTRETRWEEQAHRDALLDVLEQRQLSWRDTRTRITALGVPVQGRRLAVVVVRVDDRAVLLDKLRARLEGSALVGDLGERGVGVLLSFREPGGWRALAEEITELAGAPVHVGAEVGELSEVARSAAEAEQVADAVPRGGPPGVHTVTDIGLPELLYALREDPRVQSYAERQLAPLLAYDQCHGTDLLATVRHYLASAGNKSIAARRGHLSRQALYQRLRLIEEVLHGDLEAGDFRAQLHVAVAALDAQRAGRAARAEGGAPGK encoded by the coding sequence GTGACCGCCGTTGAATTCGGCGCCCGCAAGGCGCAGGGTGTGGTGGTGAACAGCGACGGCGGGACTGTGACGCTGGGTGAGGTGCTGTCCCTGCCGGTGCTGGCTCGCGGGCTGCCCAAGGTCCTCGCCGGCCAGGACCGGCTGGACCGGCCGGTGCGCTGGGTGCACGTCACGGAATGGGCGAGTCCCGCCTCGGCGCTGCGGGGCGGGGAGCTGGTGCTGACCACCGGCATCGGCTTCCCCGCGCGGCTGGACGACTACGCGGCCGAGCTCTGCGACGTCGGTGCCGCCGCCGTGGTGCTGGAGCTCGGCCGCTGCTACCGGGAGGCGCCGCACGAACTGGTCGCGGGCTGCCGTTCGCGCGGCGTGCCGCTGGTGGTGCTGCACTGCGGGGTCAAGTTCGTCGACGTGACGCAGGAAGTGCACGCGATGATCCTGGGCGGCCAGCTGCGCACGCTGCGGACGGCGCAGCGCATCCACGACACCTTCACCGCGCTCTCGCTGCGCGGCGCCGGGCCCGACGAGATCATCCGGGCGGCGGCGACGATGACCGGCCGGGCGGTCGTGCTGGAGAACCTGGCGCACCAGGCGCTGATCTTCGCGTCGGTCGAGCGGGTCCTCGACGACGTGCTCAACCGGTGGGAGGAGCGCTCCCGCGCCACGCCCTCGCCCGCCGAGCGCACCGACGTCTGCGGGCAGGAGGGCTGGCTGGTCACCTCGGTGGAGTTCCGAGGGCAGCAGTGGGGCAGGCTCGCCATGCTCCCGGCCAGCCCCGCCGAGCAGCACTTCCACTCCGAGCACGTGGTGATCCTCGAGCGCGCCGCGGTCGCCCTCACGCTGGCGCGGCTCACCCGCGAGACCCGGTGGGAGGAGCAGGCGCACCGGGACGCGCTGCTCGACGTGCTCGAGCAGCGGCAGCTGTCCTGGCGCGACACCCGGACGAGGATCACCGCGCTGGGCGTGCCGGTCCAGGGACGCAGGCTCGCCGTCGTCGTGGTCCGCGTCGACGACCGGGCCGTGCTGCTCGACAAGCTGCGGGCAAGGCTGGAAGGCAGCGCTCTGGTGGGCGATCTCGGCGAGCGCGGCGTCGGTGTGCTCCTGTCGTTCCGGGAGCCGGGTGGCTGGCGCGCGCTGGCCGAGGAGATCACCGAGCTGGCCGGCGCCCCCGTCCACGTCGGAGCCGAGGTGGGTGAACTGTCCGAAGTGGCCCGGTCCGCGGCCGAGGCCGAGCAGGTCGCCGACGCCGTCCCGCGGGGCGGGCCGCCGGGGGTCCACACGGTCACCGACATCGGTCTCCCGGAACTGCTCTACGCCTTGCGCGAGGACCCCCGGGTGCAGTCCTACGCCGAGCGCCAGCTCGCACCCCTGCTCGCCTACGACCAGTGCCACGGCACGGACCTGCTGGCCACGGTGCGCCACTACCTGGCCTCCGCGGGCAACAAGTCCATCGCCGCCCGGCGGGGCCACCTCTCCCGCCAGGCCCTCTACCAGCGGTTGCGGCTCATCGAAGAGGTCCTGCACGGCGACCTGGAGGCAGGCGACTTCCGCGCCCAGCTGCACGTCGCGGTAGCCGCTCTCGACGCCCAGCGCGCCGGACGCGCCGCCCGAGCCGAGGGCGGCGCGCCCGGGAAGTGA